In Rattus norvegicus strain BN/NHsdMcwi chromosome 1, GRCr8, whole genome shotgun sequence, a genomic segment contains:
- the Stx11 gene encoding syntaxin-11 isoform X1, with protein sequence MKDRLAELQELSRSYDQQFPDGDDDFDAPQEDIVFETDHILESLYRVIQDIQDENQLLLIDVRRLGRQNVRFLTSMRRLSSIKRDTNSIAKAIKTRGEGIHQKLRSMKEMSEQAEAQHGAHSAVARISHAQYSALARAFQQAMYEYNQAEMKQRDNCKIRIQRQLEIMGKDVSGEQIEDMFEQGKWDVFSENLLADVKGARAALNEIESRHRELLRLEGRIRDVHELFLQMAVLVEKQADTLNVIELNVQKTLDYTGEAKAQVRKAVQYKKKNPCRTICCFCCPCVN encoded by the coding sequence ATGAAGGATCGGCTTGCAGAGCTTCAGGAATTGTCCAGGAGCTATGACCAGCAATTCCCAGATGGGGACGATGACTTTGACGCTCCCCAGGAGGACATCGTGTTCGAGACCGACCACATCCTGGAGTCCTTGTACCGGGTcatccaggacatccaggatGAAAACCAACTGCTTCTGATCGACGTGAGGCGCCTGGGGAGGCAGAACGTTCGCTTCCTCACCTCCATGAGGCGCCTCAGTAGCATTAAGCGAGACACCAACTCCATCGCCAAGGCCATCAAGACCCGGGGCGAGGGCATCCACCAGAAGCTGCGCTCCATGAAGGAGATGAGCGAACAGGCAGAGGCTCAGCACGGCGCGCACTCGGCGGTGGCACGCATCTCACACGCACAGTACAGCGCGCTGGCCCGCGCCTTCCAGCAGGCCATGTATGAGTATAACCAGGCCGAGATGAAACAACGCGACAACTGCAAGATCCGCATCCAGCGGCAGCTGGAGATCATGGGCAAAGACGTGTCGGGCGAGCAGATCGAGGACATGTTCGAGCAGGGCAAGTGGGATGTATTCTCCGAGAACCTGCTGGCGGACGTGAAGGGCGCGCGGGCGGCGCTCAACGAGATCGAGAGCCGCCACCGCGAGCTCCTGCGCCTGGAGGGTCGCATTCGCGACGTGCATGAGCTCTTCCTGCAGATGGCAGTGCTGGTGGAGAAGCAGGCGGACACGCTGAACGTCATCGAGCTCAACGTGCAGAAGACCCTCGACTACACCGGCGAGGCCAAGGCGCAGGTGCGCAAGGCGGTGCAGTACAAGAAGAAGAACCCCTGCAGGAccatctgctgcttctgctgccccTGCGTCAACTAG